The following proteins come from a genomic window of Alnus glutinosa chromosome 10, dhAlnGlut1.1, whole genome shotgun sequence:
- the LOC133879058 gene encoding uncharacterized protein LOC133879058, producing MPFSKNRIQDSQILGFASFLTLLKLTHAAHAAAHAAHATAHAAAHGIPKLVDTVEGEETGMATREFVFEVHYGGHIDRRFMNSYVGGDVDVYKTDVIPHDRVSFSVVEDIAKRYGYKSGDLIYYLLPGCTLRNGLKLITSNFDVNEMVQAHLGLPIVELYINSFNGSIPDIDEGNDEDDNDNDDDDDERGYSRIERDDPYWEEGGEESDESDEGDEEGDEDEGRGVDHTNSGFDYDEDANSDMPRSNILTSPRSDDEYGVTSQSQRRHVTEPSEFQMADMGGNTEFVVGQKFSSIQVFRNAVRETNVNMGKDVKFRRNYLAKCIVVCSDTRCKYRIYGRKCKDEESFEVRSVQSVHKCRRKHSNSILKSSWIADKLIEKFRAQPNMPVKAMVETVKERWGVDVKEHRLYRARRLAKDKIRGSVNDQYKKLWDFCETIRRTNICSCVMMKIERPLPDKPAKFQRLYFSLAAMKSGFLAGCRPIIGLDGCFLKGPHKGQLLAAISRDANNQMYPVACAVVEAEVKDSWTWFLETLLSDLGAPPAEGWTFISDLQKGLVPSLEVVAPGAEHRICCRHLYANYRDVGHRGLALKEKLWSAAAAYTEAEWSIQMDELKRISPDAYDYLSKIDPSTWTRAWFSTFPKCDLVVNNLSERFNAWIVKQRDLPIISLMEMLRIKLMKRYQKKREGITKMDGRICPKILERLDELSQDASHCNCVYAGDGFFEVTDKQKQHVVNLVRRTCGCRQWDMTGIPCAHAICAIWKDSADPVDYVSDWYTVDMLKKAYEHVVYPMPSEEQWTKTNGVHVDPPVVRIQPGRPRVVRTRGPEEPKNQYRIRKDGVTMRCSRCRGTGHNLRTCPRIRIEAVNYRGPRRSEVNSFDSFGFYFLVFNEMLNYYVDICFFNVVGAIY from the exons ATGCCATTCAGTAAAAATAGGATTCAAGATTCCCAAATCCTAGGGTTTGCTTCATTTCTCACGCTGCTCAAGCTCACTCACGCCGCTCACGCCGCTGCTCACGCCGCTCACGCTACTGCTCACGCTGCTGCTCACGGCATTCCTAAGTTGGTCGACACTGTCGAAGGGGAGGAGACGGGT ATGGCTACACGAGAGTTCGTATTTGAGGTGCATTATGGAGGTCATATAGATAGGAGGTTCATGAATTCATATGTTGGGGGAGATGTTGATGTGTACAAGACGGATGTCATTCCACATGATAGGGTGTCATTTTCAGTTGTAGAGGATATTGCTAAAAGATATGGGTACAAATCCGGGGACTTGATTTATTACTTACTGCCAGGGTGTACTCTTCGAAATGGGTTGAAATTAATCACATCGAACTTTGATGTAAATGAAATGGTTCAAGCCCACTTGGGTCTACCAATTGTTGAGTTGTACATCAACTCATTTAATGGGTCCATACCTGACATTGATGAGGGTAATGATGAAGATGATAATGATAatgacgatgatgatgatgagaggGGGTATTCTAGGATCGAGCGTGACgatccatattgggaagag GGGGGCGAAGAGAGCGATGAAAGTGATGAGGGTGACGAGGAAGGTGATGAAGACGAAGGTAGGGGAGTCGACCATACTAACAGTGGATTTGATTATGATGAAGATGCAAACTCAGACATGCCACGCAGTAACATTCTTACATCTCCCAGAAGTGATGATGAGTATGGGGTGACCTCCCAGAGTCAGAGGAGACATGTGACAGAGCCTTCTGAGTTTCAAATGGCTGACATGGGTGGTAACACAGAGTTTGTGGTGGGTCAAAAATTTTCGTCAATCCAGGTTTTCAGAAATGCAGTTAGAGAGACTAATGTAAACATGGGGAAGGATGTAAAGTTTAGGAGGAATTACCTTGCGAAATGTATAGTGGTATGCAGTGATACGCGTTGCAAATATAGGATTTATGGGCGCAAGTGCAAGGATGAGGAATCCTTTGAAGTTCGATCAGTTCAGTCCGTACACAAATGTAGGAGGAAACACAGTAATTCTATTTTGAAATCATCTTGGATTGCAGATAAGTTGATTGAGAAGTTCAGAGCACAACCCAACATGCCTGTAAAGGCAATGGTAGAGACAGTGAAAGAAAGATGGGGTGTAGATGTGAAGGAGCATAGGTTGTATCGGGCTCGAAGACTTGCAAAAGACAAGATACGTGGCAGTGTGAACGACCAGTACAAGAAGTTGTGGGACTTTTGTGAGACAATCAGGAGAACAAATATTTGCAGTTGCGTAATGATGAAAATAGAGAGGCCATTACCCGATAAGCCCGCAAAATTTCAAAGGTTGTACTTCTCCTTAGCCGCCATGAAAAGCGGTTTTCTTGCTGGTTGTAGGCCCATCATTGGGTTGGATGGGTGCTTCTTGAAAGGTCCGCATAAGGGCCAACTTTTGGCTGCCATTTCGAGGGATGCAAATAATCAGATGTATCCAGTGGCTTGTGCAGTGGTAGAAGCAGAAGTCAAAGACAGTTGGACTTGGTTTTTAGAGACTTTGCTATCGGATCTTGGCGCCCCCCCCGCAGAGGGATGGACATTTATTTCTGATCTTCAGAAG GGTCTGGTCCCAAGTTTGGAAGTGGTGGCTCCCGGTGCTGAGCATCGAATTTGTTGTAGACATTTGTATGCAAACTACAGAGATGTAGGTCACAGAGGTTTGGCATTGAAGGAGAAGCTCTGGAGCGCGGCTGCCGCTTACACAGAGGCTGAGTGGTCTATACAAATGGACGAACTAAAGCGGATAAGTCCGGATGCGTATGATTACCTGTCCAAGATTGACCCAAGTACGTGGACAAGGGCTTGGTTCAGTACCTTCCCTAAGTGCGATTTAGTTGTGAACAACCTCTCAGAACGTTTCAATGCTTGGATTGTGAAACAACGTGATCTACCAATAATATCGTTGATGGAAATGTTGAGAATAAAATTGATGAAGAGATACCAAAAAAAGCGAGAAGGCATCACAAAAATGGATGGCAGGATTTGTCCAAAAATTTTGGAACGGTTAGATGAACTCTCACAAGATGCTTCTCATTGCAATTGCGTGTATGCTGGGGATGGGTTTTTTGAAGTGACAGACAAACAGAAACAACATGTGGTTAACTTGGTTAGAAGAACATGTGGGTGTAGACAATGGGACATGACGGGAATCCCATGTGCACACGCAATATGTGCAATATGGAAAGATAGTGCAGACCCTGTTGATTATGTTTCTGATTGGTATACTGTGGATATGCTGAAAAAGGCATATGAACATGTCGTGTATCCCATGCCTAGTGAAGAACAGTGGACTAAGACAAATGGCGTGCATGTAGACCCACCAGTGGTTAGGATACAACCTGGAAGGCCGAGAGTAGTGAGGACCAGAGGACCAGAGGAGCCCAAAAATCAATACAGGATAAGGAAGGATGGGGTTACTATGAGATGTTCCAGATGTAGGGGTACTGGACACAACCTAAGAACATGTCCCCGCATAAGAATAGAAGCAGTTAATTATAGAGGACCTCGTAGGAGTGAGGTAAATTCCTTTGAcagttttgggttttatttcTTGGTATTCAATGAGATGCTTAATTATTATGttgacatttgtttttttaatgtggTAGGTGCAATCTACTGA